One stretch of Flavobacterium sp. 9 DNA includes these proteins:
- a CDS encoding bifunctional 2-polyprenyl-6-hydroxyphenol methylase/3-demethylubiquinol 3-O-methyltransferase UbiG, translating into MNNWTQRWDDRYSSEEFAYGEEPNNYFKEQIEKLNPGTILFPAEGEGRNAIYASKLGWKVSAFDISEEGKNKALKLAEANNVAIDYQVGELETLNYQTEQFDAIALIYAHFPAEIKSAIHKTLETYLRKDGIIIFEAFSKKHLEYLAINDKVGGPKDIESLFSIEEIQADFPNYEIIELQEKEIELNEGLFHNGKGSVIRFIGKKK; encoded by the coding sequence ATGAACAACTGGACTCAGCGTTGGGACGACCGTTACAGCAGCGAAGAATTTGCGTACGGTGAAGAACCCAACAATTATTTTAAAGAACAAATAGAAAAACTAAACCCCGGAACAATTCTTTTTCCTGCCGAAGGTGAAGGTAGAAATGCGATTTATGCTTCAAAATTAGGATGGAAAGTTTCAGCTTTTGATATAAGCGAAGAAGGAAAAAACAAAGCCTTAAAACTTGCCGAAGCTAACAATGTTGCAATTGATTATCAGGTTGGAGAATTAGAAACCTTAAATTATCAGACTGAACAATTTGATGCAATTGCTTTAATTTATGCTCATTTTCCGGCAGAAATAAAATCAGCAATTCACAAAACGCTGGAAACTTATTTGCGAAAAGACGGAATCATTATTTTTGAAGCTTTCAGCAAAAAACACCTGGAATATCTTGCTATAAACGACAAAGTTGGCGGACCAAAAGATATTGAATCCTTGTTTTCTATTGAAGAAATTCAAGCTGATTTTCCTAATTATGAAATCATTGAATTACAAGAAAAAGAAATCGAACTGAACGAAGGTTTATTCCATAACGGAAAAGGTTCTGTAATTCGATTTATCGGAAAGAAAAAATAA
- a CDS encoding transglycosylase domain-containing protein — translation MFENEEFVYLTNKLKDSQKEDLKSFTHIYNIVNETEKYKRCPCEVSTNFIGPYRHGYSFTKLIYILKVEKEFTNDECLNFQLLNYDFGYKNIGIKAASKFYFNKNINDLNEEETITLVAMLKNSSLYNPIRNPEGVANRVKVFQTILQKHKK, via the coding sequence ATGTTTGAAAACGAAGAGTTTGTTTACCTCACAAATAAATTAAAAGATTCACAAAAAGAAGATTTAAAATCTTTTACACACATTTACAACATTGTCAATGAGACAGAAAAATACAAAAGATGCCCTTGTGAAGTTTCTACAAATTTCATAGGTCCTTATAGGCATGGATATTCATTCACAAAATTGATTTATATATTAAAAGTAGAAAAAGAATTTACTAATGATGAATGTCTTAACTTTCAATTATTAAACTATGATTTTGGATATAAAAATATTGGAATTAAAGCAGCTTCTAAATTCTATTTTAATAAGAATATCAACGATCTTAATGAAGAAGAAACAATAACTTTAGTCGCAATGCTTAAAAACTCCTCTTTGTATAACCCGATTCGAAACCCAGAGGGAGTTGCTAATAGAGTTAAGGTCTTTCAAACAATACTACAAAAGCATAAAAAATAA
- a CDS encoding nitrate reductase, with translation MQNTKIKTTCSYCGVGCGIIVTNDAKNGVMVSGDKDHPVNKGMLCSKGMNLHYVVNDTSDRILYPEMRGSKSYPLERVSWDTALDRAAAVFTSIIKKHGPDSVGFYISGQCLTEEYYLVNKLVKGFLKTNNIDTNSRLCMSSAVVGYKKTFGEDSVPIAYDDIELADTFLITGANPAWCHPILFRRIEKHKEKNPKVKIIVVDPRRTDTAAFADLHLQILPGSDIILYHAIAKRIIEKGYVDHDFVKNNAENFKQYKDLVLNTSFEKASKLCGISVNDIKLAADIIGKAKGFISLWAMGLNQSAVGVDKNTALLNLSLLTGQIGKPGSGPFSLTGQPNAMGGREVGGMATLLAAHKDIANPEHRKEVADFWGVNEISDKPGLTATEMFEALESGKMKAVWIICTNPMVSLPDSRRIEKALQNAKFVVVQDISHNADTSKYADLLLPAAGWLEKEGTMTNSERRISYLPKGINAPGEALSDIEILIRFAKKMNFHGFNFNSAEEIYKEHCALTKNTNIDISFLNYHRLKTEGTFQWPVPDYGHPGTPRLFTDKKFYTPSQKAIFNLPTAIENTSEQPSPQFPFILTTGRVRDQWHTMTKTGKVSRLMTHTPSPVLEINPIDAYKNDIKNGDIIVVSSKNGEVRVKAKVTDSIKEKVVFLPMHWGKQLENDLNRTNNLTNTVVDPVSKEPDFKYTTVAISKYIKPFQKIAIIGAGAASFRFIQNYREFNSTDEIIVFSNEINPFYNRVLLPEYMTGEFTWEQLLKVKDGEALNKLNITMKAGVAIDKINAKEKTIIDSLGEIHTYDSLIMATGSRPFIPENAQLHLPGRFTVRRKEDADRLKKHLDSTNLPPEEQHVVIIGGGLLGLELAAALKHKKVKTTIIQRASRLMERQLDLISSKLLAEEVQLRDIQIYFDNEVSTVFETDNPNEIEIALKSGRIITANAIVYTIGTIPNIEIARETGLACGRGVKVNQYLQSSNPDIYAIGEIAEFDNKLFGITSAAEEQANILANFMAGDISSFYKGSILMNILKLEDINLCSIGDLTIPENDDSYEEIVFADLKKRYYKKCIVKDDLLVGAILMGDKNEFAEFKTMIESKIELSDKRNSLLRGSSNAKPVLGKLVCSCSQVGAGNIEDAIKSGVNDFTDLCKNTGAGLGCGSCKTEVKEILAKCK, from the coding sequence ATGCAAAATACCAAAATCAAAACTACTTGTTCCTATTGTGGCGTTGGCTGCGGAATTATCGTGACTAATGATGCTAAAAATGGCGTGATGGTTTCGGGCGACAAAGATCATCCTGTCAACAAAGGAATGTTGTGCTCAAAAGGAATGAATTTGCATTATGTGGTCAACGATACTTCAGACCGAATTTTATATCCTGAAATGCGCGGCAGTAAATCTTATCCGCTGGAACGCGTAAGTTGGGATACGGCTCTTGATCGTGCCGCTGCTGTTTTTACTTCTATTATAAAAAAACATGGTCCTGACAGCGTTGGTTTTTATATTTCAGGCCAATGTTTGACCGAAGAATATTATTTGGTCAACAAACTCGTAAAAGGCTTTTTGAAAACCAATAATATAGATACCAATTCCAGACTTTGCATGAGCTCGGCCGTTGTTGGTTATAAAAAAACTTTTGGTGAAGATTCTGTTCCAATTGCTTATGATGATATTGAATTGGCCGATACTTTCCTGATTACAGGCGCAAATCCGGCTTGGTGTCATCCTATCTTATTTCGAAGAATTGAAAAACACAAAGAGAAAAATCCGAAAGTAAAAATCATTGTTGTAGATCCCAGACGAACAGATACCGCAGCTTTCGCCGATTTGCATTTGCAGATTCTTCCTGGATCTGATATTATTTTGTATCACGCAATCGCCAAACGTATTATCGAAAAAGGATACGTAGATCACGATTTTGTAAAGAATAATGCCGAAAATTTCAAACAATATAAAGACCTTGTTTTAAATACTTCTTTCGAAAAAGCTTCTAAACTTTGTGGTATTTCGGTAAACGATATCAAACTTGCCGCAGATATAATCGGGAAAGCAAAAGGATTTATTTCGCTTTGGGCAATGGGATTAAATCAAAGCGCCGTTGGCGTTGATAAAAATACGGCTTTATTAAATTTGTCTTTATTAACCGGACAAATTGGAAAACCGGGTTCTGGTCCGTTTTCATTAACTGGACAACCGAACGCAATGGGCGGACGAGAAGTTGGCGGAATGGCAACTTTACTAGCAGCACACAAAGACATTGCAAATCCGGAACATCGCAAAGAAGTTGCCGATTTTTGGGGCGTTAATGAAATCTCAGACAAACCGGGTTTAACGGCAACAGAAATGTTTGAAGCTTTAGAATCAGGAAAAATGAAAGCCGTTTGGATTATTTGTACCAATCCAATGGTGAGTTTGCCGGATTCTCGCCGAATCGAAAAAGCTTTACAAAATGCCAAATTTGTTGTTGTTCAGGATATTTCACATAATGCGGATACTTCAAAATATGCCGATTTATTATTACCGGCAGCAGGTTGGTTAGAAAAAGAAGGAACGATGACAAATTCTGAACGTCGAATTTCTTATTTGCCTAAAGGAATTAATGCGCCTGGAGAAGCTTTATCGGACATTGAAATTTTAATTCGCTTTGCTAAAAAAATGAATTTCCATGGTTTCAATTTCAATAGTGCCGAGGAAATTTACAAAGAACATTGTGCGTTAACCAAAAACACAAACATTGATATTTCATTTTTAAATTATCATAGACTAAAAACCGAAGGCACTTTTCAATGGCCTGTTCCGGATTATGGACATCCGGGAACTCCTCGCCTTTTTACTGATAAAAAATTTTACACGCCTTCGCAAAAAGCTATTTTCAATTTACCAACAGCAATTGAAAATACATCAGAACAACCAAGTCCGCAATTTCCGTTTATACTAACAACAGGAAGAGTTCGCGATCAATGGCATACAATGACCAAAACAGGAAAAGTATCCCGATTGATGACGCATACACCAAGTCCGGTTTTAGAAATAAACCCGATTGATGCTTATAAAAATGATATAAAAAACGGTGATATAATTGTTGTTTCCAGCAAAAACGGAGAAGTTCGGGTAAAAGCAAAAGTGACCGATTCTATCAAAGAGAAAGTAGTTTTTCTACCCATGCATTGGGGAAAACAACTGGAAAATGACTTGAACCGAACTAATAATTTAACCAATACAGTTGTTGATCCGGTTTCTAAAGAACCTGATTTTAAATATACTACAGTTGCGATTAGCAAATATATAAAGCCTTTTCAGAAAATTGCAATTATTGGTGCCGGAGCAGCTTCTTTTAGATTTATTCAGAACTATCGGGAGTTTAATTCGACAGATGAAATCATTGTTTTTTCGAATGAAATAAATCCGTTTTACAATCGCGTATTGCTTCCGGAGTATATGACAGGCGAATTTACGTGGGAACAATTATTAAAAGTTAAAGATGGCGAAGCTTTAAATAAGCTGAACATTACCATGAAAGCGGGCGTTGCAATTGATAAAATAAATGCCAAAGAAAAAACAATAATCGATAGTCTTGGCGAAATTCATACTTACGATTCTCTAATAATGGCAACCGGAAGCCGTCCTTTTATTCCTGAAAATGCACAACTTCATCTTCCGGGACGATTTACGGTAAGACGAAAAGAAGATGCCGATCGTTTAAAAAAACATCTTGACAGCACCAATTTACCTCCAGAAGAGCAACATGTTGTAATTATTGGCGGAGGATTATTAGGTTTAGAATTAGCGGCAGCTTTAAAACATAAAAAAGTAAAAACAACGATTATTCAAAGAGCTTCGCGTTTGATGGAACGCCAATTGGATTTAATTTCGAGTAAATTATTGGCCGAAGAAGTTCAGCTTCGTGATATTCAGATTTATTTTGATAATGAAGTAAGTACAGTTTTTGAAACCGATAATCCAAATGAGATAGAAATCGCACTTAAAAGTGGCCGAATCATAACCGCAAATGCGATTGTTTATACTATTGGAACAATTCCGAATATTGAAATTGCACGCGAAACCGGACTTGCCTGTGGTCGTGGCGTAAAAGTAAATCAGTATTTACAATCTTCAAATCCTGATATTTACGCTATTGGAGAGATAGCTGAATTTGATAATAAATTATTCGGAATAACTTCTGCTGCTGAAGAACAGGCAAATATTCTCGCTAATTTTATGGCGGGCGATATTAGTAGTTTCTACAAAGGTTCGATTTTGATGAATATTCTAAAATTAGAAGATATTAATTTATGTAGTATCGGAGATCTTACAATTCCCGAAAATGACGATTCCTACGAAGAAATTGTTTTTGCCGATCTTAAGAAACGTTACTATAAAAAATGCATCGTAAAAGATGATTTGCTTGTTGGAGCGATTTTAATGGGCGATAAAAATGAGTTTGCTGAATTTAAAACGATGATCGAAAGCAAAATCGAATTATCAGACAAAAGGAATTCATTATTAAGAGGAAGTTCAAATGCAAAACCTGTTTTAGGAAAATTAGTTTGTTCCTGCAGTCAGGTTGGAGCAGGAAATATCGAAGACGCAATTAAAAGCGGTGTAAACGATTTTACTGATTTATGTAAAAATACAGGCGCCGGATTAGGTTGCGGAAGCTGTAAAACAGAAGTGAAAGAGATTCTTGCAAAGTGTAAATAG
- a CDS encoding rubredoxin codes for MELTRLIVKGGVISPGELREVVNIAMDQGLNSISFGSRQDIIFPKGLKTIDKEKIGKHHFVFPNEKSGNNIVSSYVSTDIFRNTNWLTGNKFLYVLEQFKEQPKLKVNINDPKQQLVPLFTGHLNFIASEHEDYWYLYIRLPKWERMEVYPVLIYSWDIAKLYYEIEKITNEESYDIDVLFSLVSETLDTNNRTIDKPLNIPFYPFPYYEGMNRMGIDQYWLGLYWRNNLYDLDFLREMCDLCFDCKIGKICITPWKSFIIKGIPKDRKLEWEKFLGKRGINVRHSLLELNWHLPVAMEWALNLKTFLVRTLDQFDISTYGLTFGISEYNRDGHYFTSIVVEKNELPKDLESIKIRDTYNVLFAKNFDPNTREYIVHSQDIDKLELPTILIELSRKYFDELGNSIPDAVENSQKKEKPQLDIYQCQECLTLYNSEYGDKTQGISKGTLFTDLPETFCCSLCESPKSNFKILEVIAN; via the coding sequence ATGGAATTGACAAGACTAATAGTAAAAGGAGGCGTTATTTCGCCGGGAGAATTACGAGAAGTAGTTAATATCGCTATGGATCAAGGTTTAAATTCAATTTCCTTTGGTTCAAGACAGGATATTATTTTCCCGAAAGGATTAAAAACTATAGACAAAGAAAAAATTGGAAAACATCATTTTGTGTTTCCAAATGAAAAAAGCGGCAATAATATTGTTTCTTCTTATGTTTCTACAGACATTTTCAGAAATACGAACTGGTTAACCGGAAACAAGTTTTTGTACGTTTTAGAGCAGTTTAAAGAACAGCCGAAACTAAAAGTCAATATCAATGATCCAAAGCAGCAACTTGTTCCGTTGTTTACGGGTCATCTCAACTTTATAGCTTCGGAACATGAGGATTATTGGTATTTATACATTCGTTTACCAAAATGGGAACGCATGGAAGTTTATCCCGTTTTAATTTATAGTTGGGATATTGCGAAGCTTTATTACGAAATTGAAAAAATTACAAACGAAGAATCATATGATATCGATGTGCTTTTTAGTTTAGTCAGCGAAACTTTAGATACAAATAACAGAACAATTGACAAACCGCTAAATATTCCGTTTTATCCGTTTCCATATTACGAAGGAATGAACAGAATGGGAATTGATCAATATTGGCTTGGTTTGTATTGGAGAAATAATTTGTACGATTTAGATTTTCTTAGGGAAATGTGTGATTTGTGTTTCGATTGCAAAATTGGCAAAATATGTATCACGCCCTGGAAATCATTTATTATAAAAGGAATCCCAAAAGACCGAAAACTAGAATGGGAAAAGTTTTTAGGAAAAAGAGGAATCAACGTTCGCCATTCTTTATTAGAATTGAATTGGCATTTGCCTGTTGCAATGGAATGGGCTTTGAATCTTAAAACTTTTCTGGTTCGAACGCTTGACCAATTTGATATTAGTACTTATGGATTAACTTTTGGAATATCCGAATACAATCGTGACGGACATTATTTCACTTCAATTGTAGTTGAAAAAAATGAGTTACCAAAAGATCTCGAATCGATAAAAATCAGAGATACTTACAATGTTTTATTTGCGAAGAATTTCGACCCAAATACGCGAGAATATATTGTACACTCACAAGATATTGATAAACTTGAATTACCGACAATCCTGATTGAATTGAGTCGAAAATATTTCGATGAACTCGGAAATTCTATTCCTGATGCTGTAGAAAATTCACAGAAAAAAGAAAAACCTCAACTTGATATTTACCAATGTCAGGAATGTCTAACGCTTTACAATTCTGAATATGGAGATAAAACTCAGGGAATTTCGAAAGGAACTTTATTTACTGATTTACCTGAAACCTTTTGTTGTTCTTTATGTGAATCTCCAAAGAGTAATTTTAAGATTCTTGAAGTTATTGCAAATTAA
- a CDS encoding MarR family winged helix-turn-helix transcriptional regulator codes for MSKAEDNTFSVEKSEESSGFLLWQVTNLWQREIKKALEEHNITHSQFVLMASIHWLTLHKQEVTQVILSAHTKIDPMTTSTVLRTLQQKSFITRQEHATDTRAKVVVLTDLGKEIIKKAILTVEDFDRKFFSVTGVNTKDLNQNLIALLEQK; via the coding sequence ATGAGTAAAGCAGAAGATAATACCTTTAGTGTTGAAAAATCGGAAGAAAGTTCAGGTTTTTTGCTGTGGCAAGTAACGAATCTTTGGCAACGCGAGATCAAAAAAGCTTTAGAAGAACACAATATAACGCATTCGCAGTTTGTATTGATGGCAAGCATACATTGGCTTACGCTTCATAAACAGGAAGTTACACAAGTTATTCTTTCGGCACATACGAAAATTGACCCAATGACGACTTCGACAGTTTTGAGAACTTTGCAGCAAAAAAGCTTCATTACAAGACAAGAACATGCTACAGATACAAGAGCAAAAGTAGTTGTACTTACTGATTTAGGAAAAGAGATCATTAAGAAAGCAATTTTAACAGTCGAAGATTTTGATCGAAAATTCTTTTCTGTTACGGGAGTAAATACGAAAGATTTAAACCAAAATTTAATAGCATTATTAGAGCAGAAATAA
- a CDS encoding EVE domain-containing protein, which produces MRTKKYWIATISKEHAQRAINGGFIQVCHGKEGPLKRMQKEDYILIYSSKITMEGNEKCQCFTALGKVVGDEVYAFQMTENFVPFRRNIQFMKANEVSILPLIENLEFIPNKKSWGYPFRYGFFEINENDFNFITSKMISKTNVTDNS; this is translated from the coding sequence ATGAGAACGAAGAAATATTGGATAGCAACCATATCAAAAGAGCACGCACAAAGAGCTATAAATGGCGGATTTATTCAAGTTTGTCATGGAAAAGAAGGGCCGTTGAAGAGAATGCAAAAGGAAGATTATATTTTAATTTATTCTTCTAAAATAACAATGGAAGGAAATGAAAAATGCCAATGTTTTACAGCTTTAGGAAAAGTAGTGGGTGATGAAGTATATGCTTTTCAGATGACTGAAAATTTTGTGCCTTTTAGGCGAAATATTCAATTTATGAAAGCTAATGAAGTTTCGATACTTCCGTTAATTGAAAATCTGGAGTTTATACCCAATAAAAAATCCTGGGGATATCCATTTCGTTATGGATTCTTTGAAATCAACGAAAATGATTTTAACTTTATAACTTCAAAAATGATTTCTAAAACAAACGTTACTGATAATTCGTAA
- a CDS encoding SRPBCC family protein: MWSKSHSVVTKAVTKEQMWNLFVDVNNWHTWDTGIEYAKLVGNFEKGNHFLLRPKGGPNVKVELLEVVENKRFLDVTNFPLAKMYDEHLFEETPDGLKITNIITVKGLLGFLWVKLVAKKIVDALPIDVQEQIKAASKL; encoded by the coding sequence ATGTGGTCAAAATCTCATTCAGTAGTAACAAAAGCGGTGACGAAGGAGCAAATGTGGAATTTATTTGTAGATGTAAACAATTGGCATACTTGGGACACAGGAATTGAATATGCTAAATTAGTAGGCAATTTTGAAAAAGGAAATCATTTTTTACTACGACCAAAAGGCGGACCGAATGTAAAAGTTGAATTATTGGAAGTTGTAGAAAATAAAAGATTTCTGGATGTCACTAATTTTCCTTTAGCCAAAATGTATGATGAACATTTGTTTGAAGAAACTCCTGATGGATTAAAAATTACGAATATCATAACCGTAAAAGGATTATTAGGTTTTCTTTGGGTGAAATTAGTTGCAAAAAAGATTGTCGATGCTTTGCCAATTGATGTTCAGGAACAAATTAAAGCAGCTTCTAAATTATGA